A segment of the Roseiconus lacunae genome:
AGCCAGCATGCTCCGTCCGAAATCTGATTGACAGAGGTTTCAGTCATGGCGTGAAGCTTGACCAAGGCGTCGTCTTGGAAAACAAGATCGATCACCGGCACTTGCCGATCGCTCACGTGAAAGCAGATTTCAACTTCAAAGCTTTCTTGTTCATCAAGCATCTGTTGACTCCTGATCGGGTGGTTGAAAACAGGTTGATTCCATCGGAGATAGGTTCTCCCTAGGTTGAATGTGAGATTGAGTCGGCCCGGTGGTGCTCGATACGCAGGGTTCGATTGCCTACCGCGGCGACAAGGTCATCGAGGTTTTTTCGGGCGGTCGGTAGGTACTTCAAAACTCGCCTGAAATCTTGGCGACAAATCGTGGAAACAAACACTCCAACACGTGACCGGCGCACGGAGTGATCGGGCATCCGGGCGGCATACAGGCCGCAAGCGATCACGATCAACAAGTGGGCTTCGGTGGGGATGGCGATGATCGGTTCGGGAGCCGCCAGCTGGCGGCGGAACCACAGGGTCATCGCTTTGCAGTCGGCCAAGTCAGCAGGTCGCAACTGCGTAAAGACACCCCGAATCAGGTCGCCGGCGTCCAATCGATCGACAGGTTGATCGACCGCGTCGGCGATCTCCGGTTGCTGGATCACGTAGTCAGGAAGTGATTCCAAAATCACCGGCCCGGTTTCGGCATTGGTCGTCGGATCCGGGGCACCGTCAGATGGCGATCCCGTCAGTCCGCCAGGCGGACTGGTCGACGCATCCGGTACCGGAACCGAGTTGTTAGAGTTGTTAGATATATACGTGCGAATCCGCGACGCGGACTGGGGAGTCCGCGAGGCGGATTGATTCGTCCGCGTCGCGGATTTTTCCTCCTGTCCGCGAGGCGGACAATTGCGGGTCATCCGCGAAGATTTCGACGCCTGGCTTTCCTTCGCCCGGTCGATTTCGGCCCTCATCTCAACCGTGGGCAACTCGCCATTGAGCCACAACCGCACAGCGAAGCGGTTTAACGTGAGCTCGCCGAGCTTGCCCTCTAAGAATCCGGCCGCCTTGGCAACTGCCATGCACTTGTGAATGAGGGTCCGCCCTGCACGCAGCTCGCGTGACCAGTCTGCAGTCGACCAGTCAACCGGCGCGAGCTTTTGCAGGTCCCTGCTGCTCCCAAGTCTGGCACACACCATCACGAGCTCGCGCAGTTGTAGCTCGCTAGGTCCCATTTTGACCGTGTCCATCAACCGTTCAGTCGCACAGCGGACACCGGTGATGAATTCGGTCCGGTCCCGATCGAATCGATCGAGATCGAATTCCATTTGATTTGTAGATACGCCACGCGGCATCGTTCTATCCCTTCATCATCGCCATGCTAGAACAGCATTCCGGCCGGTGCGTCGTTTGCGTCGGTCGCTAGATCGGTTCGATTCTGTTTTGGCAGATACCGATCCATGACCGACATGAGGTCTTTGTCGTTTTCGATGAAGACAGGCTTGTCGGCCCCATCAATGGCGATGCTGATTTTCCAAGGCGTTGACGCCTTGACGCTACAAGGTGGAACGAATCGGCCTACGGCGATGACGTCGACACCGACACAACTGTTGTGGATGTGTGCCGCAAGCCGGACACATTGATCAAAGGTCATGTTGCGGGCTCCCATCCGTCGGGCAGTGGTACGTCGTTGCGAAGATGGATCAGTTGACGCGTGCGATCGAGTCCGCCTGATTTTTTCCATCCCGATAGCCGGGCTCGATGGCGATCGCTGAGCCCGCCGCGAAAGGGGCTGCGAAAATGGTTGTCGATCGAGCCAGCCGAGACGAGTAGTTGACGAGCGGTTTTTTCGCCGATGCCATCACATCCCGACACGTTGTCGACCGAATCACCGACGAGGGTGAGATAGTCAGACCATTGGTGAGGATGAAGGGATTGGTCGGCGTGCAGATCACTGGCGTTGTACCAGGTGACACCGGTTTTGACGCTGACGTCGCGGATGATGATGACGCGGCCTTCGATCAGAAGTTGGAACAGATCT
Coding sequences within it:
- a CDS encoding 5'-3' exonuclease; translated protein: MNRWLIIDVSNWAYRLLYACGPGERSLRMFFRWAEVCEQATQPHRVVLCYDTDGPSFRHQIAGDYKAGRRDEPIGLPELINRIRQQAIENAWDNLSADGFEADDCIATVTDLALASDGQVIVCSSDKDLFQLLIEGRVIIIRDVSVKTGVTWYNASDLHADQSLHPHQWSDYLTLVGDSVDNVSGCDGIGEKTARQLLVSAGSIDNHFRSPFRGGLSDRHRARLSGWKKSGGLDRTRQLIHLRNDVPLPDGWEPAT